Proteins from a single region of Chryseobacterium sp. W4I1:
- a CDS encoding M20/M25/M40 family metallo-hydrolase: MKINKFFAVPAVVLAAQFSWAQVKVDPKEKLDPIVKSFVDEINSNSQLENMAYELLDGIGPRLVGTPEMLAANEWSAEKLRSWGIESNLQQFGTWKGWQRGITHVDMVYPRVKSLAATQLAWSPATKKAIEAEVIVLPKVSSKAEFDAWLPSAKGKIVLMAQYQKIGRSDEQIKEFATPELYEKLKAEKEQAGKDFRDYVKNIGYDNNTLPEALEKAGAAGIAISNWTGIMGANRIFGAKTSKIPMIDIDVEDYGMLYRMAEKGAKPKIKVEAQSKVLPDAKNFNTIGIIKGKEKPEEYVILSAHLDSWDGAQGATDNGTGTLTMLETMRILKKYYPNNKRTIVVGLWGSEEQGLNGSRGFVADNPRIIKGTQAVFNQDNGTGRVINISGQGFADSYSYIGKWLNGVPKTVRDQIKTDFPGMPGGGGSDHASFVAAGVPGFSLSSLNWGYFGYTWHTTKDTYDKIVFDEVKNNVVLTAALAYMASEDPEFTSREKRVMPTDDKGETVKWPEAKEPRRDSKEYK; this comes from the coding sequence ATGAAGATAAATAAATTTTTTGCTGTACCCGCAGTGGTGCTGGCTGCCCAGTTTTCATGGGCTCAGGTAAAAGTAGACCCGAAAGAAAAACTGGATCCTATCGTAAAAAGTTTTGTAGATGAGATCAACTCGAATTCTCAGCTGGAAAATATGGCTTACGAGCTTTTGGATGGCATAGGACCACGTCTTGTAGGAACTCCTGAAATGCTGGCTGCGAATGAATGGTCTGCAGAAAAGCTCCGTTCGTGGGGAATAGAATCGAACCTTCAGCAGTTCGGAACATGGAAAGGATGGCAGCGTGGAATTACCCATGTAGACATGGTATATCCAAGGGTGAAATCACTGGCAGCAACACAGCTTGCCTGGAGTCCCGCAACGAAAAAAGCTATAGAAGCGGAAGTAATTGTTCTTCCCAAAGTTTCTTCAAAAGCTGAATTTGATGCGTGGCTTCCGTCTGCCAAAGGAAAGATCGTTTTGATGGCACAATACCAGAAGATCGGGCGTTCTGATGAGCAGATCAAGGAATTTGCTACTCCGGAACTGTATGAAAAACTGAAAGCAGAAAAAGAGCAGGCCGGAAAAGACTTCCGTGACTATGTCAAGAATATTGGCTACGATAACAATACACTCCCTGAAGCTTTGGAAAAAGCAGGGGCGGCGGGAATCGCTATTTCCAACTGGACCGGAATCATGGGAGCCAACAGAATTTTCGGTGCAAAGACGTCAAAAATTCCAATGATCGACATTGATGTGGAAGATTACGGAATGCTGTACAGAATGGCTGAAAAAGGGGCTAAACCCAAAATAAAAGTAGAAGCCCAATCCAAGGTTCTTCCTGATGCGAAAAATTTTAACACCATCGGAATCATCAAAGGAAAGGAAAAGCCTGAAGAATATGTGATTCTTTCTGCCCACCTTGATTCCTGGGATGGAGCTCAAGGGGCTACAGACAACGGAACAGGCACACTGACAATGCTTGAAACCATGAGAATCCTGAAAAAATATTATCCAAACAATAAGAGAACGATTGTGGTAGGACTTTGGGGGAGCGAAGAGCAGGGACTGAATGGTTCCAGAGGCTTTGTAGCAGATAATCCACGGATCATCAAAGGAACGCAGGCAGTTTTTAATCAGGATAACGGAACGGGACGTGTGATCAATATCAGCGGTCAGGGATTTGCTGATTCTTACAGCTATATCGGAAAGTGGTTGAATGGCGTTCCGAAAACGGTAAGAGACCAGATAAAAACAGATTTCCCGGGAATGCCTGGAGGTGGGGGATCAGACCACGCCTCTTTTGTTGCAGCCGGAGTACCCGGATTTTCTCTGAGCTCATTGAACTGGGGATATTTCGGTTATACCTGGCACACTACAAAAGATACGTATGACAAGATCGTTTTTGATGAGGTGAAAAACAATGTGGTTTTGACGGCTGCACTGGCTTATATGGCTTCAGAAGATCCTGAATTTACGAGCAGGGAAAAGAGAGTAATGCCTACGGACGATAAAGGCGAAACGGTAAAATGGCCGGAAGCTAAGGAACCGAGAAGAGATTCTAAGGAGTATAAATAG